The region ACGAAGTAAGGACCAAACAGGGATCAGTTACTTTCCTCGATACTCCCGGACATGAGGCTTTCACAGCTATGCGTGCCAGAGGATCTCAGATAACTGATGTTATCGTGCTGGTTGTTGCTGCTGATTCAGGTGTGATGCCTCAGACCAGAGAAGCAATAGATCATGCCCGTGCAGCTTCGGTACCACTTGTTGTTGCAATCAATAAAATCGATCTGCCTGTTGCCAACCCTGATAAAGTCAAGGCGGAACTGGCACAGTACAACGTTCTGGTAGAAGACTACGGAGGACAGGTTTCCTGCGTAGAAATCTCCGCCAAAACCGGAAAAGGCGTAGATAAACTTCTGGAAGTGCTCGCTTTAGAAACTGAAATTCTTGAACTCAAGGCAAATCCGGAAGGCATGGCTCAGGGCGTTGTGATCGAATCAGAACTCGACAAAGGGAAGGGTCCGATAGCGACAGTTCTGGTCCAGAAAGGAACACTGAAAAAGGGTGATGCCTTTGTTACCGGGATCCATCATGGACGTGTAAGAGACCTGTTCAATGAACGTGGCCAGATGGTTGAATCTGCTCGCCCCTCTCAGCCAGTGCTTGTTCTGGGACTTTCCGGCACCCCGCAGGCAGGTGACTCCTTCCGGGTTGTCGACGATGAAAAAGAGGCCAGAGAGATCTCTGCAAGAAGACGTCTTGCACAGAAAGAGCGTGAACTCAGAAAAATGGGGACCATCTCTCTTGATCACCTCTATGAACAGATTCAGGCCGGTAATGTTCAGACCCTTAACCTCATCATCAAGGGCGACGTTGATGGATCTGTGGAAGCTTTGGCCGATTCGATGGAAAAACTGAGCACCGAAGAGATTAAGGTGGCGGTTATTCATAAAAGCGTTGGTGCTATCAAAGAAACTGATGTCATGCTGGCTTCAGCATCAAATGCCCTTATTATCGGCTTTCATCTCAGCCCCAACACTAAAATCCGCGATCTTGCCAAGAGAGAAGGGGTGGAGATCAGAACCTACAAGATTATCTACGAGGCTCTGGAAGCTGTAAGAAATGCCATGGAGGGAATGCTCAGGCCGGAAATCAAAGAAAACGTTCTGGCTAATGTGCAGATACGTAAAGTCTTCAAGATTTCAAAAGTTGGCACTGTCGCCGGTTGTTATGTCGAGAACGGAACCGTTGTACGCGGCATGAAAGCAAGGCTTATCCGTGATGATGTTGTGGTCGCCGAGAGCCGAATCGGTTCACTCAAACGGATGCAGGAGGATGTACGGGAGGTGTCAGCAGGTTACGAATGCGGTTTGACACTCGATAATTACTCCGATTTCCGGGATAATGATCGTATTGAAGTTTTTGAGGAAGTCGAAGTCGCCCGTAAGCTTTCGGCTCCTGCATGATAAGGAATCAAATGTCCTCTTTACATTTTCATATAGAACGACTCTCTGAGTTGCTGCAACGGGAGATAGGTACCATAATTGCCCTCGAAATGCGGGATCCCCGTATCCCTGCAGTGGTTACAGTAACCCATGTAAAACTGGCGCAGGATACCCGCAACGCTACTGTATTTGTGAGTATCTTCGGTGAGCCAGATACCAGAAAAAGTGCTATCGATGCTCTGAATGGAGCAGCACCTTTTATCCAGAAGCTCCTTTCATCCCGTGTTTCTATCAAGCATTTTCCCCGTCTCTATTTCAAGCTTGATAATTCTGTGGAGCAGGGCCATCATATAAACGAGCTTCTTAAAGAAATTCAAGATGATCTGGCATGACCTCCTGAAACTGATAAACGATCACAACCGTTTTGTTATATCCTCTCACCTGAGTCTTGATGGAGATTCGGTGGGATCGCAGCTGGCATTCTACTGGTATCTCAATTCTCTGGGCAAAGAGGTTATCCTCTTCGATATAGACCCTGTGCCTGCTAAATTCGTTTTTCTGAAAAACACTGACCTTATTCAGAACAGAATGCCTGAAGGTAAATACGTTCTTGTTGTTCTGGACTGTTCTAATCCAGGACGCATGGGCTGGAGCCCCCCTTCTCAACCACAGGCAATTATCAATATTGATCATCACAGGGACAACACAAGATTCGGAAATGTCAACATTGTCGAAACTACAGCCGCAGCAACCGGCGAAATAATCTATAAATTCTTTACTTCTAAGAAAATTGATTTCCCGCCCCATGTGGCAGAAGCGCTTTACGCAGCTATTCTGACAGATACCGGCGGGTTCCGTTTCTCCAATACAAACAGCCGAATCCTTCGTGCCTGCGCCGATCTTGCCGACCGGGGTACAGATTGCGCCATGGTTTACGAAAAGGTATTCTGTTCCCACTCACGCAAAGCACTGCTGCTGCAGTCCCGTATCTGGTCTTCCCTCAGCTTTCATCTTGATGGAAGGGTTTGCATCATGGAGATGCCTCTTTCGGTCCTTGATGAACTGGGAGCACACTACA is a window of Fibrobacter sp. DNA encoding:
- the infB gene encoding translation initiation factor IF-2; its protein translation is MAKEKVYKLAQEFKVSSEALVQMLRGMGIPVKSHMSTVDESLRDDIKKKFEQERAEIKKEYERKKQMLTKAREDLIGKEEEPKEEAAFESVPAASVQQSTSPAAQQAPVSEQQARKETATPQTSTEREFRPREYSRGQPSRERTYIPKPGPQEKAADTFPPKTEDAKGGKKDKGKKKSKKKNERPEVDELELKANIRKTLAKIGSGFTKKKYKKETVQKEEDTSERKILNVAEFVTVSELANMMNLPVSEVLTKCLELGLFVTINQRLDFETIELLVDEFGYSARLMTEYAPEVDESKEEEDTTKLVSRAPVVTVMGHVDHGKTSLLDYVRKTNVISGEEGGITQHIAAYEVRTKQGSVTFLDTPGHEAFTAMRARGSQITDVIVLVVAADSGVMPQTREAIDHARAASVPLVVAINKIDLPVANPDKVKAELAQYNVLVEDYGGQVSCVEISAKTGKGVDKLLEVLALETEILELKANPEGMAQGVVIESELDKGKGPIATVLVQKGTLKKGDAFVTGIHHGRVRDLFNERGQMVESARPSQPVLVLGLSGTPQAGDSFRVVDDEKEAREISARRRLAQKERELRKMGTISLDHLYEQIQAGNVQTLNLIIKGDVDGSVEALADSMEKLSTEEIKVAVIHKSVGAIKETDVMLASASNALIIGFHLSPNTKIRDLAKREGVEIRTYKIIYEALEAVRNAMEGMLRPEIKENVLANVQIRKVFKISKVGTVAGCYVENGTVVRGMKARLIRDDVVVAESRIGSLKRMQEDVREVSAGYECGLTLDNYSDFRDNDRIEVFEEVEVARKLSAPA
- the rbfA gene encoding 30S ribosome-binding factor RbfA; translated protein: MSSLHFHIERLSELLQREIGTIIALEMRDPRIPAVVTVTHVKLAQDTRNATVFVSIFGEPDTRKSAIDALNGAAPFIQKLLSSRVSIKHFPRLYFKLDNSVEQGHHINELLKEIQDDLA